A stretch of DNA from Oreochromis aureus strain Israel breed Guangdong linkage group 23, ZZ_aureus, whole genome shotgun sequence:
CTGATTTAAACTCTTAAACTGGTGAGGGAGCCCAAGCAACAACGACAGATGAGCACAGCTGTGCACGCACCACATTACTCTGGCTGATGTGCTGAAATGATGTGTACCGATTTTATAATTATTCATAGTAAAGGTTGTGCAAaggacaggaaacaggaaaatgGGAGGCCTCGGAGGCCAATATCCTGTCAGTTACACAGTAAAGCAAAGCCTCCTTCTTAGCTTTAACAGCGGCCACAGCTAACTTGAAAATACTGACTCAGACCGTTAACTCATCGCGTGCACAGATGTCACCGGTGACGGGAGGTTTACAGATGTTTCCTGTGGACGTTCAGCCACCCTATTCCTTGTTCACTACACTCTGACGTCCTCTGACAGCTGTTGTGCTTGTTCTTTTCAACACACTTGATAAAAAAAGTTTACATTGTATTTCATTTAGCcttattaaattatatttagctCTTAATTACGACAATTGACTTTTTACTTATTCCATATTTGCTGTGTTTcggttatattttatttctctgCACTGATCTGTGaactttttacatatatttttccttttttttttttaagtttgtctatgatcttttatttttagttaatatTAGATAGCCTGAGCAATTTTATCATAAGTGCAGCCGTGCTTGCGgcttacatatatacatatatttttccattgTTCCATCTTTTGGGATAACGACATCTCATTCAACCAGTGgagtctccccctgctggtcatcagaaagaatgcaggtttaaggcacttgaGCTTCACTTTTCAAACCAGGAAGTGGCGtccatcttttaaatacagtctgTTGGGAAATCTAATGCATATGAAGTGTGAAAGGCCAGCAGTGGACTGCAGTAGTTTGGTTAGGCACAGggttattacagtatttttctcCACTGCATTTCCCTATCCACCTTCTTAATACTCCCTTTTTTGGCTCTGATAACTTCGCGGCTTCGTCACAGCATCCCGAACCCTTTGGCATAAGTGATGGCCTTGAGAAGTCTCTCTCTCAGCTTTTCCTTGGAGGAGTATTCAGGGAGCAGCAGTGCATTAAAGCAGGTGTGGGAGGTTGGTAGCCTGCAAGAAAAATGGCACAAGTGGGGAAATCTGAAATCAGCATCCACAGAGAGCTTTGAGTTACGGATCGTTTTTTAAGATATGCTGAGTGTTTCTTAAATCTGGCCCGGGCAGCACCTGTCTGTGTCAGAGCCGTTCTTCGCAATGATCATTTTTAATTTGCCGAGACCGCCAACAGGCGCCCTGTCCGTGCCTGTCGTGAACTGAAGAAACAGTCTCTTTTGCTCTTCCCCGAATGAGTGCACGACTTCCCAGAAATCCCTGCGGGTGGAAAAttgaataaaaacattaaactgatgagaaaatgtgcataaagttCAAGTACTTCCAAACATGTTTAGACTTTATCAGACTCACTTGATAATCTGACTGTCTTTGCTGTAACCGCCGTCATATTCCGTCGTCTTTTCGAGCGCTTCAAAGTCCAGATTCTGTGCAATGATCGGAGACTGTCATCAATGCAGCACCGAACACAattaagatataaaaatataaatgggGATGCGCTCTCTCACCCTGCTTCCACAGATAAGCAGCTCTACTTCTTCTGGTCTAAACAAATATTTCAGCGGGGACTCATTTGTGACCATTAGGAAGCCTTTTTTGAAGGCTTTGAATTGTCTCTCCACACTCTTGTTCAGGATGTAATCAGCATACAGATCCACAAACTCCTAAAAAAGGAAGGAAGTTAAATATATCTGAAGCAGTTTTTCATCATTAACTTTTTATAATCTGTAATTTTAGAGAGCTGACTCTACAGATTGCTCTGTTGAAGAATGCCGGCTGTATTACATAACATTTGGCTACTTCGTCTTCATCATGTGTTCCTGTTTCTGTACTTGTGAAATGTACATTTCAGTCAAAAGAGGAACAGCAGAAGTGTCAGTTAGTGCTCCCTTATTTATGTAGTGACACATTTGGTCAAAACTGCGTTGAGTGTAGAATCAGACTTCCATCTTAACATATTATATAACCACAGAAATCTCTAATTTTTAGGTaagcttaaataaaaatgatgcatGGTTTTAAAGGAACCTGAGATAAATTAAAAGAAGAgaccaaaaagcaaaacaagataATAAACCGGTGCCTCCCCTCTGACTGCCtcagaatcagctgattttCTTCTATAATAACTTTACTTATTACATAAATGTTAATAGAATATCTAATGAAGCAATGCACAATATTAGACCTCAGTCACGCAGGCTCAGATGCAGGTCACTGACCACCTGCTAACCCTGGTCACCAGGGAAAAGTGTGTATTCCTTGACTAGCTGGCGAGTGGTTGCTGGAAGTTGCTGAAAACCTAGTGATTGCTTTGGTCGCTGGCAGGTTTGTACAGAAAATGCTGGTTTGTCTGCAAACTCACCTACTTGCCAGCGGTAGTGAAAAGTGCAACACAGATGTTCCTAACTTTTTGAATGTAAGGTGCAATATTTTCCATTTTGAATAAACTCAAAAgtaatcatatatttttaatctaGTGGATTACGGTATACCACTCAATACACAAAATCTATTTGTTTGCACTAAAAGTTCTTCTTCACGATCCAGAGTTTAACAACCATATTTGGGACACAGATACATCTTAGGCCATATTATATTATGACTATCGTATATTATGATGTCATCATATTGCCTAGCAATCACCTACAAATGGACCAAATGACTCATCTGTGGCCAATAATACACCAATGAAATCAAAATTATATTCACAAAACTCTCTCATTATTCATGATAGAGGACATCCCCACCACATTGACTAGCAACCCCCTAACAACAGACTAAAATCACAGACTAAACAATACAGTAGCATGGGGATTTATTAGTAAACCAAAAAAGGACATATAAGGTGAATTAAGGAGCTGTAGCTGTAACACGGCCCAGCTCACACCTCACCTGTCGGTTCTCCTTAGTAACGGGGATCTGGTCTCCTTGCTCCTTTAAGTCGTATATTACTGGGTTTCCGAAGAGGTCAGTGTGCGATATCTGGAAGGTCATCATCATGTCTTCTTCCACATTTCCCATATATTCAAGTACTCCCTTCAGACTTTGATAGAGAACCTGGAGcgcaaaaaaaaagataagacTTTCTTTGGACGGGTGCCTCTGATTTGATTACAGGGATgtataacattttaaaactacTGTGAACTGTAGTGATTCACTGTGAATGAGCTTTGGAGGAAGTTACTATACTGGATGTGAGTCTGATAGGTCCAAGTAGGTCCCTTTCTTTCCCATGAGCTTCCTGTAGACAACCATTGGAAAGTGGACATCCAGGATGCAGTTGTTGTAAATCGCGAGACCGAGGACGATTCCAATAAGAGTGTACTGCGCTTCAGTCTCCAGAGAAGATGAATTAAACCAGAAAAGTTTGGTGTCGTTGTCGTAGGTGAACATTCCTGTTCGGAACATCAGGCAGACAGGAAAACGCACATGAAAAAATTAACTGCATGAAGCAGCTCTGTGTAAATGACAGTTCAGAGTAATCCTTACTAAACTCAAATACTTAAATGTTTTATAGGTCAGttttcttttgattggctgccccttgtAAACAGAACgtctgaacagcaggtgggtggggttACTGTGCCTGGGCTTGAAGAATAATCCTCTGAAAGTTGTACAGGGATTTGACTGGAGATGTCCAAAGAAACCTTTGAAAGACTTTTAGAAAGCCCGGAGAAGTGTTGCTCTAAACGATCTAGCTCCTTGGATTCAAGACTTTTGAACAGTACAGCATTATTTTATTAGGTTTCTAGTTCTCATGCTAAGATGACTGTATCCTGACTTCAGCTTGCtgcataaataataaaacacgaCGCTCGTCTCAATCCCCCTGCTCGCCTGTCAAATAAATGTGTTCTTTTGTTTGGATACAAAacaacatttacaaaatgtcCACAGTCCACTTGGGCTTTAAATTCTCACCTATGTCAGGATTGAAGATTTCTTCAAGAACCAGCTGAAAGAACTCCTTTGAAACGCCTCCTTCATCTACACCTTGCTCACCCTCAAACTCAACATAGAGCTGTTTCTTCAGGTCGGACGGGTTCTCCATGGAGATCATCTCCAGCTGCAACACAGAGGAGGTTTCACTTTTCAAACTGAATAACAGTGAATTTGACATCCTCCAATTACCCTACAGCAGCGCAACTCACTCTGACGAGAGCGTCGTCAATGATGTGGTCTCTGCGCACTTTGAGCTTGAGGTAGGGgttgggctgctgcccctggACCATGCTGAAAAGAGCCGTGAGGCGTCGCTCGCTGTACATTCGGATCCTGTTGTCGTAGTACAGCCCTTGGTTTTTGGTGATGACACTGAGGATGAAAGGGCAGGTCTGGAAAGAAAACTTTGTTTCTGCATTGACCTTGAAGAAAGTGAAGTCCTTGTCCATCTCGATGACATCGTTAAGCGATTCGTTAATAAAATCCTCGAAGGGGATGAGAGGCTTTATGCTGTCCATCGGTCGGACGCCCAGTTCTTTCTCCAGGGGATTTATGCGGGGGCCTTTCTTATAGAGCCGCTCCTCGCCAAGCAGCTCGTGCAGCGTCAGCTCGTCTGAGTCAGAGTCTTCCTCGTCCTCCTCGTTGTGCTCTATGTCCACGTCACCTCCCAGAATGCTTGCAAAGAAGACGACCTGTAAACACTGCGTCGCAGCCACCACAGTCTCGTCGTCGTTTACCAGATTTTCGCCGTCGTATTCGTTGCTAACAACTGTAAACGTAATGAGCTGCTGGAAGGTCTCCATCATACGGCGGATGTGCGGGAGATCGTACTTTGACCAGAGCTTCGTCAGCCTGGCAAGCGCGGTCACTGGAAGTTTGCTCATTGCTTTGCAGAACTGTGGTAACGCCACTTCGAGGTACTCTGGGCTGTGAAGGTTACTGTTCTCCATGACGATAATGAAGATGTTCAGGTAATCTGGGTTTGTTTCGTACACATCAAGATATTCCAGGTCAAGTTCAACATTTGGAGTGAGGTAAATGAGAGCATTCACGAGTGCCCCCTGCAGCTGGTCGATAGACAGAAGTCTGTCGTAGACTCTCCTCACAGCGCCGATGTCCACTGTAACCTCACAGGCATCAAACACTTCATTCAAAGCCTCACCTGGCAAAGAGGCTGCAGAAGAAGCACCTGTCTTCTCTGAGCTTCTCTCACTCTGTTTCTCATCTTTCTTCATATCTGCCGGTTTACAAGACTCAAGGTTGTCGGTAGAATTGGATTCATCTTTCCTGAAACTCTTCATCAGGGCTTCCGCGTTGGAGAAAACCCTACCGATGACTCGGACAAGAGCAGAATAATCCCCTTCTTCTTCACAGAAACTCAAGATCGTACAGACTGTGTTCTCCGTGAGGTGATGAACCTCTGCAACAGAACAGACAAATTTAGGAACTGGTTCAAAGTTAGAATCTGCAAGAGTCCAGAGCTGGCCATACAGTACCTGAGAAGTCCTCCTTGGTGAAACCGGGGTCTTTATCGCTCATCTTACTGTCCTCCTGAGTGCTTCCGTCAGCGCTGGCCGTGATGGAGGGGTGATAATCACAGAGTTTGGCATTAATCTTAAACAGCTCGAGCGCTTTGGCAGCTGCTGAATTGTTATCCAAAGGTTGAAAATCACAACATGATGCGCAAAACTCATTCGTGCAGTTGCCATTTCCACAGCCTTCAGTTAACTGCCGAAAGTAGCGCTCAATTAGAAGCTTTGCAGTCGCTCTGTTCCTGCGTAAGACATTCAGATAGGAAGTCAGACTGATGGTATCAAAACCTTCTAGGGTTAAAAAACACAACTAAAGCACAAACCATGAACTTTGGTTCTGTATAAGCTGAGTTACAGGCCCTTCAAGTAAATAGGAGTTGGTGGAACTTTTGCAGGtattaatgatttttttccaaCACTTTTGAGCCTTCATAAAGTACGGGAGATAACCACGTCAAGTATTCAGGGCTGAAAACTCATTTAAtctctgttttttattgtttaaaacgATTTCTTCTCTAACCAGCTGTGAAGCATCAGTATGATTTGCTCTTTCATAGTCGGAATAAACTGCAGCAGTTTTTTTGTCTGTGATGTCGAGGAACAGAAACAAGAACAGATCCTGATCAATTCCCATCTCATTTACTGGAGAAAACTTTGAAAAGTGATTGATATTATCATCACTTTCTAGggttagaaaaataaaaatgaacttttttcCTATACAAACTATATTAACCATaagctgtatataaaagatggacacagaCAACATGGGGTCACACATCCTGTTGCGAAGCCATAGGCTGAGTGCCTTCCACATGATGGATCTAAAAATGAGGGACACTGGTGGTTCACGGGCAAATGACTTATCCATGGCATAGTAAATCATACCCTGCTTTGCTCTGCTTTTTCAATCTAATGGGACAATAATTTAGAAAAAGAGCATCATGTTTTATTCAAGAGGACTTGAAACTAGTGACTGAACCCAAAAACTcttcaggaaagtgtttactgagctCAGTTCAGTGAGCAGTGAGCTCATTTTCTCATAGAAGTCACTGCCTCCTACTAGACATTAAAAAGATGTCAGGTTTAAGGCACTAAGTGCTGTTTATACTTTTCAGATCTGCAAGCCATGGTCATCTTTTAGATCCAGTTTATGTATTTAACAGGCAATTTATACATGTTCTTGTTGTGAGAGGCTAAAACATTATCATCTATGAACAGTAAAGAGGGAGTGCAACTGTGACCAAAACCATCAGTGTAATGAATCATATTAGCTTAGTGTATCAGCTTAGCTTGTGCCAGCTGAGGTCCAGATTATAGTCGGTGTCTTACATTCGGCTGGATTCAGATTCCCCTCTGCAGGCCCGGTGAACAATGCTCTGAAAGAAGAGTTTACAAGCACTGTGAGATCTTATTTGCAGGTAAAAGCCTTTAAATAAAAGCTTAAAGTCTAAACAACttaaagcaacaacaaaaaataaataaatgccatagttatttattattatttctgctCCTTTTATGGTTTTAACTcatggttttatttgttttagtttgcCATTATCAATATGATGTGTTGGAGCCTCTACTTTACTCTACTGTTGTGTTTCTAGCTGGATTAAAATCTTTTATATAAATAACGTTTTGCTCTTTAAAGCAACACAATCTAAGGCAAGACAACTGATAATGCACAAGTTAGCAGGTTTATCAAGATCAAATAAaggcttcatcatcatcatcatcattagtaCCCAATCATTTAGCCCAGCCATCAATGTTCAGTCTTACAGCTGCAACCCTGGTGATGTAAATGATTTCGAAAGTATCCTATTCCATTATTCTATATTAAAGGTGCagtgtgtaaaatctcaccactTGATGTCAgagttttgcagtttctctgagcatggGATTGTCTGACCTTGGTATGAACTTGCTGGGAAAattgtggcattgtgttaacacacacctaaACGCGTCAgagcagcaaactgccaaacaTGGTGCTCGCGTTTACTGATCATCAATTAATCAGTGTATTTGATTAGCAACTTGTGGCTTCTACTTATCCTCTTAATTCATATAGAAGCAGTAAGGGTG
This window harbors:
- the ube3a gene encoding ubiquitin-protein ligase E3A, encoding MNRATAKLLIERYFRQLTEGCGNGNCTNEFCASCCDFQPLDNNSAAAKALELFKINAKLCDYHPSITASADGSTQEDSKMSDKDPGFTKEDFSEVHHLTENTVCTILSFCEEEGDYSALVRVIGRVFSNAEALMKSFRKDESNSTDNLESCKPADMKKDEKQSERSSEKTGASSAASLPGEALNEVFDACEVTVDIGAVRRVYDRLLSIDQLQGALVNALIYLTPNVELDLEYLDVYETNPDYLNIFIIVMENSNLHSPEYLEVALPQFCKAMSKLPVTALARLTKLWSKYDLPHIRRMMETFQQLITFTVVSNEYDGENLVNDDETVVAATQCLQVVFFASILGGDVDIEHNEEDEEDSDSDELTLHELLGEERLYKKGPRINPLEKELGVRPMDSIKPLIPFEDFINESLNDVIEMDKDFTFFKVNAETKFSFQTCPFILSVITKNQGLYYDNRIRMYSERRLTALFSMVQGQQPNPYLKLKVRRDHIIDDALVRLEMISMENPSDLKKQLYVEFEGEQGVDEGGVSKEFFQLVLEEIFNPDIGMFTYDNDTKLFWFNSSSLETEAQYTLIGIVLGLAIYNNCILDVHFPMVVYRKLMGKKGTYLDLSDSHPVLYQSLKGVLEYMGNVEEDMMMTFQISHTDLFGNPVIYDLKEQGDQIPVTKENRQEFVDLYADYILNKSVERQFKAFKKGFLMVTNESPLKYLFRPEEVELLICGSRNLDFEALEKTTEYDGGYSKDSQIIKDFWEVVHSFGEEQKRLFLQFTTGTDRAPVGGLGKLKMIIAKNGSDTDRLPTSHTCFNALLLPEYSSKEKLRERLLKAITYAKGFGML